The following coding sequences are from one Diachasmimorpha longicaudata isolate KC_UGA_2023 chromosome 6, iyDiaLong2, whole genome shotgun sequence window:
- the LOC135163651 gene encoding E3 ubiquitin-protein ligase RNF19A-like isoform X1, with the protein MMKEGESVSGCNTAPARARRFFPRFSLRSLLHYRPVLDQRITRATSTSNRSNKGKDGNAGKTVDVEKGEARTISGSSHLGYHSADLHRATSKGSVLSTAGKSCENGLVECPLCLAELPLELFPVVQSCHHRSCYDCFQQYLRVEISESRVNIACPECAEPLHPNDIRMILNDLVQLEKYEDFMVRRVLAVEPDARWCPAPDCCFAVIASGCASCPKLKCERPGCDSYFCYHCKARWHPNQTCDAARAQRSQHYDRTSSLSFSQSDSQHRDDIKPCPRCQVLIVKMDDGSCNHMTCAVCGAEFCWLCMKEISDLHYLSPSGCTFWGKKPWSRKKKILWQLGTLVGAPVGIGLVAGIAVPAMIIGIPVWVGRKLYIRYEEDNKHKRNALIAGGVTASVLVSPVLAGLAVGIGVPILLFYVYGVVPVSLCRSGGCGVSTNGSGVRFEFDDENELMGALSGRNVGDAASIDVASHRGGNPSIGEASLSLGSGSQLEKLGRENDRESASNVALAGASLAGSIASSVLPSGQRLEVQADVTSTQRFSLCSETASAATSLSEKSVNASIAADDGGASTRALAGSVLNFKVDSCSISGGRSVDNEPAVNQTTPVDSAGQAASLNSLEEIQPGLAKRTRRKPTLDRQHSDSSNWTGCGEDGISERVRFDDHVSFIEAHEEPGSCSRTQGRRKRNKEGDAEGDVIRTRSGNDEDNPTEDNNSRARVNVAALRIVFFHNSSSGEKRLPVIEEPGSSTQPSTVVRILTPMNNNETSKTHAEEDDKLHC; encoded by the exons ATGATGAAAGAAGGCGAGTCCGTTAGTGGTTGCAATACCGCTCCTGCCAGAGCGAGAAGATTTTTCCCGAGATTTTCATTGAGAAGTTTGTTGCACTATCGTCCGGTCCTAGACCAGAGGATCACTAGGGCAACGAGCACCAGTAACAGGAGCAACAAAG GTAAAGATGGGAATGCTGGGAAAACAGTTGATGTGGAGAAGGGGGAGGCCAGGACGATCAGTGGATCCAGCCATTTGGGGTATCACAGCGCCGACCTCCACCGGGCCACCAGTAAGGGCTCCGTTCTGTCAACTGCAGGAAAG AGTTGTGAAAATGGCCTGGTTGAGTGTCCCCTCTGTCTGGCAGAATTGCCCCTGGAACTATTTCCAGTAGTTCAGTCTTGTCACCATCGGAGCTGTTATGACTGCTTCCAGCAGTATCTCAGGGTTGAGATATCCGAGTCACGTGTCAACATAGCATGTCCCGAGTGCGCGGAGCCACTTCATCCAAACG ATATTCGGATGATCTTGAACGATCTAGTTCAGCTGGAGAAGTACGAGGATTTCATGGTGAGAAGGGTACTAGCTGTCGAGCCAGATGCTAGGTGGTGTCCAGCCCCCGACTGTTGTTTTGCTGTTATCGCAAGTGGTTGTGCCTCGTGTCCTAAATTGAAATGTGAGAGACCCGGCTGTGACTCTTACTTTTGTTATCATTGCAAAGCGCGATGGCATCCGAATCAGACTTGTGATGCTGCCAGGGCACAGAGGTCTCAGCATTATGATCGCACTTCATCCCTCAGCTTCAGTCAGAGTGATTCACAGCACA GGGATGATATCAAACCGTGCCCGAGGTGCCAAGTGCTTATCGTTAAGATGGACGATGGCAGTTGTAATCACATGACTTGCGCCGTTTGTGGAGCTGAATTTTGCTGGCTGTGTATGAAAGAAATCAGTGATCTTCATTATCTGAG TCCCTCTGGTTGCACATTCTGGGGTAAAAAACCATGGtcgcgaaagaaaaaaatcctctggCAACTTGGCACTCTGGTGGGAGCACCAGTTGGCATTGGCCTTGTCGCTGGAATTGCAGTTCCTGCCATGATAATAG GTATTCCTGTCTGGGTCGGTCGCAAGTTGTATATACGATACGAAGAAGATAATAAACACAAGAGAAATGCTCTCATCGCAGGCGGGGTAACGGCATCG gttCTAGTGTCCCCTGTACTCGCCGGACTTGCTGTTGGCATTGGGGTGCCTATTCTGTTGTTTTATGTTTATGGAGTCGTACCGGTGTCCCTCTGCAGGAGTGGCGGATGTGGGGTATCAACTAATGGGTCTGGAGTCAGATTTGAGTTTGATGATGAGAATGAACTGATGGGGGCACTCTCTGGGAGGAATGTTGgag ATGCAGCATCGATAGACGTTGCAAGTCACCGAGGTGGAAATCCCTCGATCGGTGAGGCATCCCTCTCCCTGGGTAGTGGAAgtcaattggaaaaattgggtCGTGAGAATGATCGAGAGAGTGCAAGTAATGTTGCACTTGCTGGTGCAAGTTTAGCTGGTAGTATAGCATCGAGTGTACTACCAAGTGGTCAAAGACTAGAAGTACAAGCCGACGTAACTTCTACTCAGAGATTCAGTCTTTGCAGTGAAACAGCCTCAGCTGCCACAAGTCTATCCGAAAAATCAGTTAATGCATCGATAGCTGCTGATGATGGTGGTGCATCAACACGAGCACTGGCTGGCTCAGTGCTCAATTTTAAGGTCGACAGTTGCTCGATAAGTGGAGGGAGAAGTGTCGATAATGAGCCGGCTGTTAATCAAACGACCCCTGTTGATTCGGCTGGACAGGCTGCCTCGTTGAACTCTTTGGAGGAAATACAACCTGGACTTGCCAAGAGGACAAGGAGGAAGCCCACACTCGACAGACAGCACAGTGATTCTAGCAATTGGACTGGCTGTGGTGAGGATGGAATTTCTGAGCGAGTGAGGTTTGATGATCATGTGAGCTTCATTGAGGCACATGAGGAACCAGGCAGCTGCAGTAGGACGCAGGGAAGGAGGAAGAGGAATAAGGAAGGAGATGCTGAAGGTGATGTGATAAGGACTAG AAGTGGCAACGATGAAGATAACCCAACAGAAGATAATAATTCCCGTGCAAGGGTGAACGTGGCAGCATTgagaattgtattttttcataattcatcATCAGGTGAGAAAAGGCTGCCCGTGATTGAGGAGCCGGGCTCCTCGACCCAACCATCAACCGTAGTTCGTATTTTAACACCAATGAATAACAACGAGACAAGTAAAACTCATGCCGAGGAAGACGATAAACTTCACTGctga
- the LOC135163651 gene encoding E3 ubiquitin-protein ligase RNF19A-like isoform X2: MMKEGESVSGCNTAPARARRFFPRFSLRSLLHYRPVLDQRITRATSTSNRSNKGKDGNAGKTVDVEKGEARTISGSSHLGYHSADLHRATSKGSVLSTAGKSCENGLVECPLCLAELPLELFPVVQSCHHRSCYDCFQQYLRVEISESRVNIACPECAEPLHPNDIRMILNDLVQLEKYEDFMVRRVLAVEPDARWCPAPDCCFAVIASGCASCPKLKCERPGCDSYFCYHCKARWHPNQTCDAARAQRSQHYDRTSSLSFSQSDSQHRDDIKPCPRCQVLIVKMDDGSCNHMTCAVCGAEFCWLCMKEISDLHYLSPSGCTFWGKKPWSRKKKILWQLGTLVGAPVGIGLVAGIAVPAMIIGIPVWVGRKLYIRYEEDNKHKRNALIAGGVTASVLVSPVLAGLAVGIGVPILLFYVYGVVPVSLCRSGGCGVSTNGSGVRFEFDDENELMGALSGRNVGDAASIDVASHRGGNPSIGEASLSLGSGSQLEKLGRENDRESASNVALAGASLAGSIASSVLPSGQRLEVQADVTSTQRFSLCSETASAATSLSEKSVNASIAADDGGASTRALAGSVLNFKVDSCSISGGRSVDNEPAVNQTTPVDSAGQAASLNSLEEIQPGLAKRTRRKPTLDRQHSDSSNWTGCGEDGISERVRFDDHVSFIEAHEEPGSCSRTQGRRKRNKEGDAEEVATMKITQQKIIIPVQG, translated from the exons ATGATGAAAGAAGGCGAGTCCGTTAGTGGTTGCAATACCGCTCCTGCCAGAGCGAGAAGATTTTTCCCGAGATTTTCATTGAGAAGTTTGTTGCACTATCGTCCGGTCCTAGACCAGAGGATCACTAGGGCAACGAGCACCAGTAACAGGAGCAACAAAG GTAAAGATGGGAATGCTGGGAAAACAGTTGATGTGGAGAAGGGGGAGGCCAGGACGATCAGTGGATCCAGCCATTTGGGGTATCACAGCGCCGACCTCCACCGGGCCACCAGTAAGGGCTCCGTTCTGTCAACTGCAGGAAAG AGTTGTGAAAATGGCCTGGTTGAGTGTCCCCTCTGTCTGGCAGAATTGCCCCTGGAACTATTTCCAGTAGTTCAGTCTTGTCACCATCGGAGCTGTTATGACTGCTTCCAGCAGTATCTCAGGGTTGAGATATCCGAGTCACGTGTCAACATAGCATGTCCCGAGTGCGCGGAGCCACTTCATCCAAACG ATATTCGGATGATCTTGAACGATCTAGTTCAGCTGGAGAAGTACGAGGATTTCATGGTGAGAAGGGTACTAGCTGTCGAGCCAGATGCTAGGTGGTGTCCAGCCCCCGACTGTTGTTTTGCTGTTATCGCAAGTGGTTGTGCCTCGTGTCCTAAATTGAAATGTGAGAGACCCGGCTGTGACTCTTACTTTTGTTATCATTGCAAAGCGCGATGGCATCCGAATCAGACTTGTGATGCTGCCAGGGCACAGAGGTCTCAGCATTATGATCGCACTTCATCCCTCAGCTTCAGTCAGAGTGATTCACAGCACA GGGATGATATCAAACCGTGCCCGAGGTGCCAAGTGCTTATCGTTAAGATGGACGATGGCAGTTGTAATCACATGACTTGCGCCGTTTGTGGAGCTGAATTTTGCTGGCTGTGTATGAAAGAAATCAGTGATCTTCATTATCTGAG TCCCTCTGGTTGCACATTCTGGGGTAAAAAACCATGGtcgcgaaagaaaaaaatcctctggCAACTTGGCACTCTGGTGGGAGCACCAGTTGGCATTGGCCTTGTCGCTGGAATTGCAGTTCCTGCCATGATAATAG GTATTCCTGTCTGGGTCGGTCGCAAGTTGTATATACGATACGAAGAAGATAATAAACACAAGAGAAATGCTCTCATCGCAGGCGGGGTAACGGCATCG gttCTAGTGTCCCCTGTACTCGCCGGACTTGCTGTTGGCATTGGGGTGCCTATTCTGTTGTTTTATGTTTATGGAGTCGTACCGGTGTCCCTCTGCAGGAGTGGCGGATGTGGGGTATCAACTAATGGGTCTGGAGTCAGATTTGAGTTTGATGATGAGAATGAACTGATGGGGGCACTCTCTGGGAGGAATGTTGgag ATGCAGCATCGATAGACGTTGCAAGTCACCGAGGTGGAAATCCCTCGATCGGTGAGGCATCCCTCTCCCTGGGTAGTGGAAgtcaattggaaaaattgggtCGTGAGAATGATCGAGAGAGTGCAAGTAATGTTGCACTTGCTGGTGCAAGTTTAGCTGGTAGTATAGCATCGAGTGTACTACCAAGTGGTCAAAGACTAGAAGTACAAGCCGACGTAACTTCTACTCAGAGATTCAGTCTTTGCAGTGAAACAGCCTCAGCTGCCACAAGTCTATCCGAAAAATCAGTTAATGCATCGATAGCTGCTGATGATGGTGGTGCATCAACACGAGCACTGGCTGGCTCAGTGCTCAATTTTAAGGTCGACAGTTGCTCGATAAGTGGAGGGAGAAGTGTCGATAATGAGCCGGCTGTTAATCAAACGACCCCTGTTGATTCGGCTGGACAGGCTGCCTCGTTGAACTCTTTGGAGGAAATACAACCTGGACTTGCCAAGAGGACAAGGAGGAAGCCCACACTCGACAGACAGCACAGTGATTCTAGCAATTGGACTGGCTGTGGTGAGGATGGAATTTCTGAGCGAGTGAGGTTTGATGATCATGTGAGCTTCATTGAGGCACATGAGGAACCAGGCAGCTGCAGTAGGACGCAGGGAAGGAGGAAGAGGAATAAGGAAGGAGATGCTGAAG AAGTGGCAACGATGAAGATAACCCAACAGAAGATAATAATTCCCGTGCAAGGGTGA
- the LOC135163653 gene encoding uncharacterized protein LOC135163653: protein MSDSEDTDASVVTEWPVTPVTKEWLETILLIYHNEQKSILTVNDFEVNPGCTAGESVLSDIIAVNIDYTLGDDNMKLNVIVKLLPQDPFNRFFVTEAQFDLREIKFYTQVVGELEIFQKNHRVFQAQPIELPIPKCIHAHYKPAGGTEDTPEPPESFLVLENLRDRGYEGAKFSRGLTLRQTEAALSAIACVHALSLTLKVREETPLSERYKFLFQTARATDSYQMLVERGLPQLAHFLERRPGLEAVLESLLALRPKTKEIISSLLAPEGPLALITHTDFWCNNLLFKNDDDGNCKCAILDWQMVTYSRPTNDIALLLVSSVPTELRRTNTPGLLDKYWETLTTTCRSLGLDISEELGYGRDDLERDYQRSQLLALLLCIGSVDVAFGDPLTEQRLIDVLEDFHRDGVLNVDSIEAAK from the exons ATGTCTGACAGTGAGGACACTGATGCCTCTGTGGTTACTGAGTGGCCAGTGACGCCTGTCACGAAGGAATGGCTCGAGACCATTCTCTTGATATATCATAATGAGCAAAAATCCATTCTCACTGTCAATGATTTCGAAGTGAATCCAGGATGTACAGCGGGAGAGTCTGTACTGAGTGACATTATTGCTGTCAACATTGATTATACTCTTGGTGATGACAATATGAAGCTCAATGTCATTGTTAAATTACTTCCCCAGGATCCCTTCAATCGGTTTTTCGTCACTGAGGCCCAGTTTGATCTGAGGGAGATCAAGTTCTACACACAG GTAGTGGGAGAACTGGAGATATTTCAGAAGAATCACCGTGTGTTCCAGGCACAGCCCATTGAACTTCCAATTCCAAAATGCATTCATGCTCACTACAAGCCAGCTGGTGGTACTGAGGACACACCAGAGCCACCAGAGTCATTTTTAGTTCTTGAAAATTTACGTGATCGTGGCTACGAGGGTGCAAAATTCTCCCGTGGATTGACACTAAGGCAAACTGAAGCGGCATTGAGTGCAATTGCTTGTGTTCACGCATTATCATTGACACTAAAGGTCAGAGAGGAAACGCCACTGTCCGAGCGTTATAAATTCTTATTTCAAACAGCCCGAGCAACTGACTCGTATCAGATGCTGGTTGAACGTGGTCTGCCACAGTTGGCACATTTTTTGGAACGTCGACCTGGTCTTGAAGCAGTTCTCGAGTCACTGCTTGCACTCAGACCCAAGACAAAGGAGATTATCTCGTCTTTACTTGCACCCGAGGGCCCACTGGCACTCATCACTCACACAGACTTTTGGTGCAATAATTTGTTGTTCAAGAACGATGACGATGGAAATTGCAAATGCGCCATTCTCGATTGGCAAATGGTCACCTACAGCCGACCAACCAATGACATTGCTCTATTGCTCGTGAGCTCAGTACCCACTGAATTGAGAAGAACTAATACACCTGGATTGTTGGACAAGTACTGGGAGACACTGACAACAACTTGTCGATCATTGGGTCTCGATATTAGCGAGGAATTGGGGTATGGAAGGGATGATCTTGAAAGGGATTACCAAAGATCACAACTCTTAGCTCTACTACTTTGCATTGGTTCGGTCGACGTGGCATTTGGAGATCCACTCACTGAGCAGAGGCTCATCGACGTACTCGAGGATTTTCACAGGGATGGGGTGCTCAATGTCGACAGCATCGAGGCAGCGAAgtag